From Osmerus mordax isolate fOsmMor3 chromosome 8, fOsmMor3.pri, whole genome shotgun sequence, a single genomic window includes:
- the ints7 gene encoding integrator complex subunit 7 encodes MSLSTARSFLSEAGYGEQELDANSALMELDKGLRSGKLGEQCEAVVLFPKLFQKYPFPILINSAFLKLADIFRLGNNFLRLCVLKVTQQSEKHLEKILNVDEFVKRVFSVIHSNDPVARAITLRMLGSLASIIPERKNAHHSIRQSLDSHDNVEVEAAIFAAASFSAQSKDFAAGICNKISEMIQGLDTPVDLKLKLIPMLQHMHHDASLASSSRQLLQQLLTSYPSTPLVIVSLHTFTQLAASSLVDIPKQLELLLQYLKEDPRKAVRRLAIQDLKLLAKKAPHLWTRQNTQTLCECALSIPYNSLKLGMLSVLSTLSGTIAITQYFNSGTGGSSASPRLTDLVKLAEECCYHSNLAVAVHGVTVLANISISCPEKDMVQLEQDTVMGVESLLLLCSQDDSSSAQATLKTALTSLVRLLKSRPHLSQAVVEFLLSQLHSAHACSRVVMCHALAAIATHLPVLGEAMLGDLVDLYTVASQSSTDKQQELLVSLATVVFVAGQASLSAEVKILIKQQLEDVANGWTVYRIARQASRMGCHEFSSELYQSLRTRVASEHFYFWLNSLKEFSQAEQCLSGLKDGDYSAAMTAIAEALRSYQKGIASLTAASTPLSPLAFQCDFVKLRIDTLQALSQLICTCNSLKTSPPPAIATTVAFTSGNELQRCGRISQQMRVSMDEFRGLAARYADLYQSSFDADYATLRNVELQQQSCLLVSHVIEALILDPQAASFQEYGTLGSVQTESEYERRMMSVFNHVLEEVESLSKKHPPVSYQHTGCLCDAVIALLKVPMSFQRYFFQKLQSTSIKLALSPSPRTPTEPIPVQNNHQLTLKVEGVVQHGSTPGMFRKIQSVCLNVSSTLQSKTGPDYKIPLDSKTNEIEQRVEPHNDYFSTQFLLNFSILGSHTVNVEASVVDESGIEWKSGPKTTVSVKSLEDPYSQQLRHLQQQQQAGPQPAPQRSVYTRFQ; translated from the exons ATGTCGCTTTCTACTGCACGATCCTTTCTGTCAGAGGCTGGCTATGGGGAACAAGAACTAGATGCCAATTCTGCTCTCATGGAGTTGGACAAAG GATTGAGGTCGGGGAAGCTTGGGGAGCAATGCGAGGCCGTGGTGCTATTCCCCAAACTCTTTCAGAAGTATCCTTTCCCCATCCTCATCAACTCTGCATTTTTAAAACTGGCAGACATTTTCAGGCTGGG GAACAACTtcctgcgtctgtgtgtgttgaaggttACTCAGCAGAGTGAGAAGCATCTTGAGAAGATTCTCAACGTGGATGAGTTTGTCAAAAGAGTCTTCTCTGTCATCCACAGCAATGACCCAGTGGCCAGAGCCATCACTCTGAG GATGCTTGGTAGTTTGGCTTCCATCATCCCTGAAAGGAAGAATGCCCACCACAGTATCCGTCAAAGTTTGGACTCTCATGACAATGTGGAAGTAGAGGCAGCCATCTTTGCTGCTGCCAGCTTCTCTGCACAGTCAAA AGACTTTGCAGCTGGAATTTGCAACAAGATCAGTGAGATGATTCAAG GCCTGGACACCCCGGTAGACCTGAAGCTGAAGCTGATCCCCATGCTGCAGCACATGCACCACGACGCCAGCCTGGCCTCCAGCAGCCGCCAGCTACTACAGCAGCTGCTCACCTcctacccctccacacccctggtCATTGTCAGcctacacaccttcacacaactGGCCGCCTCCTCTCTGGTTGACATCCCCAAACAG TTGGAGCTGCTTCTTCAGTACCTGAAGGAGGACCCCAGGAAGGCTGTCAGGAGACTGGCCATCCAGGACCTGAAGCTCCTGGCTAAGAAGGCTCCCCATCTCTGGACCCGGCAAAACACCCAA actttgtgtgagtgtgccctGAGTATCCCCTACAACAGCCTCAAGTTGGGCATGCTGTCTGTGCTCTCCACGCTCTCTGGAACCATCGCCATCACACAATACTTCAACTCTGGAACGG GAGGTTCTTCTGCCTCTCCCCGGCTCACTGACCTGGTTAAGCTGGCCGAGGAATGTTGTTACCACAGCAACCTGGCAGTGGCTGTTCATGGAGTCACCGTGCTTGCCAACATCTCCATTTCCTGTCCGGAGAAAG ACATGGTTCAGCTGGAACAGGACACAGTGATGGGGGTCGAGTCCCTGCTGTTGCTCTGCAGTCAGGACGACTCCTCCAGCGCTCAGGCCACACTTAAG ACGGCCCTCACCTCCTTGGTTCGGCTTCTGAAAAGTCGACCTCACCTCAGCCAAGCTGTGGTGGAGTTCCTGCTGAGTCAGCTGCACTCCGCTCACGCCTGCTCCCGCGTTGTCATGTGCCACGCTCTGGCTGCCATTGCCACTCACCTGCCTGTCCTGGGTGAGGCCATGCTGGGAGACCTGGTGGACCTGTACACAGTAGCCAGCCAGTCGTCCACCGACAAACAGCAGGAACTCCTG GTTTCCTTGGCGACGGTGGTGTTCGTGGCCGGCCAGGCGTCCCTGTCGGCCGAGGTGAAGATCCTGATcaagcagcagctggaggacgTGGCCAACGGCTGGACGGTTTACCGCATCGCACGACAGGCCTCGCGCATG GGCTGTCACGAGTTCTCCAGCGAGCTGTACCAGAGCCTGCGCACACGTGTGGCCTCCGAGCACTTCTACTTCTGGCTCAACAGTCTGAAAGAGTTCTCCCAGGCCGAGCAGTGTCTGAGCGGTCTGAAGGATGGAGACTACAGCGCTGCCATGACGGCCATTGCCGAGGCGCTGCGCTCTTACCAGAAGGGCATCGCCTCTCTCACG gcagCCAGCACCCCCCTCAGCCCGCTGGCGTTCCAGTGTGACTTTGTGAAGCTGCGTATCGACACCCTGCAGGCTCTGTCCCAGCTCATCTGCACCTGCAACAGCCTGAAGACCAGCCCTCCGCCCGCCATTGCCACCACCGTAGCCTTTACCTCGGGCAACGAGCTGCAGCGCTGCGGACGCATCtcccagcag ATGCGAGTGTCCATGGACGAGTTCAGGGGTCTTGCAGCTCGCTATGCTGATCTGTACCAATCTTCCTTTGATGCCGACTATGCCACCCTCCGTAATGTGGAACT CCAGCAGCAGAGCTGTTTGCTCGTCTCCCACGTGATCGAGGCTCTGATTCTGGATCCTCAGGCTGCCAG TTTTCAGGAGTACGGCACACTGGGTTCGgtgcagacagagagcgagTACGAGAGGAGGATGATGTCAGTCTTCAATCACGTCTTGGAGGAAGTGGAGAGCCTCAGCAAGAAGCACCCTCCTGTTTCCTACCAG CATACTGGCTGTCTGTGTGATGCAGTCATAGCTCTCCTCAAGGTCCCAATGTCCTTCCAGAGGTACTTCTTCCAAAAGCTACAGTCAACCAGTATTAAG CTcgcactttctccatctcctcgaACACCGACCGAACCGATCCCGGTCCAAAATAATCATCAGCTGACTCTGAAGGTAGAGGGCGTGGTGCAGCATGGCTCCACCCCTGGGATGTTCCGGAAGATCCAGTCAGTCTGCCTCAACGTCAGCTCCACTCTGCAGAGCAAGACTGGGCCCGACTACAAG ATTCCTCTGGACAGTAAAACCAATGAGATTGAGCAACGGGTAGAGCCCCATAATGACTACTTCAGCACCCAGTTCCTGCTCAACTTCTCCATCCTGGGCAGTCACACAGTCAATGTGGAGGCCTCAGTGGTGGATGAGAGTGGCATTGAGTGGAAATCTGGGCCCAAGACCACTGTGTCTGTCAAATCCCTGGAGGATCCTTACTCACAGCAGCTCCGccacctgcagcagcagcagcaggctgggCCCCAGCCAGCCCCGCAGAGAAGCGTGTACACTCGCTTCCAGTAA
- the lpgat1 gene encoding acyl-CoA:lysophosphatidylglycerol acyltransferase 1, protein MAQLLEDARKLGWILLKSLLRFVFMFINNCVAIPSYCLYLILLQPLRVMDSGTFWQIEGIMFRWMLAMVSSWGWVAGYTVMEWGDDVRPISEEEAMVIVNHQATGDVCTLMMCLQDKGTVVRKMMWLMDHVFKYTNFGLVSLIHGDFFIRQGKAHRDKQLIYLKDHLDRYYHSRDRKWIVLFPEGGFLRKRRETSQSFAKKNSLPHLSHVTLPRLGATQVILKTLGPQLENGNLGAEAGAPSLSGSKPRGLQWVVDVTIAYPKARPMDIQTWIFGYRPPTVTHVHYRLYPIKEVPVETEPLTDWLYQRFVEKEDLLAHFYETGAFPPPKGQKEAVSRAMTLDPMWLCIIQSLAFASGYMWYSVLQYFYCCLF, encoded by the exons ATGGCACAGCTTCTAGAAGACGCCCGCAAGCTGGGCTGGATTCTCCTGAAATCGTTGCTTCGCTTCGTTTTTATGTTCATCAACAACTGTGTCGCCATCCCTTCCTATTGCCTCTACCTAATCCTTCTTCAACCTCTTAGAGTAATGGATAGTGGCACTTTCTGGCAAATTGAAGGAATTATGTTCAGATGGATGTTGGCAATGGTGTCATCCTGGGGCTGGGTTGCCGGTTATACAG TCATGGAATGGGGTGACGATGTGAGGCCCATCTCTGAAGAGGAAGCCATGGTGATAGTGAACCACCAGGCCACAGGAGATGTTTGCACCCTCATGATGTGCCTGCAGGACAAGGGCACG GTCGTACGCAAGATGATGTGGTTGATGGACCATGTGTTCAAATACACCAACTTTGGCCTGGTGTCCCTGATCCACGGAGACTTCTTCATCAGACAG GGTAAAGCCCACCGGGACAAACAGCTGATCTACCTGAAGGACCACCTAGACAGGTACTATCACAGCcgggacaggaagtggattGTGCTGTTCCCGGAGGGCGGCTTCCTACGCAAGCGGCGGGAAACCAGCCAGTCGTTCGCCAAGAAgaactccctcccccacctgtcCCACGTGACCCTGCCACGGCTGGGGGCCACGCAGGTCATCCTGAAGACTCTGGGGCCCCAGCTGGAGAACGGCAACCTGGGGGCGGAGGCCGGGGCCCCCAGCCTGTcag GTAGTAAACCCAGAGGCCTACAGTGGGTGGTGGATGTGACTATAGCCTACCCCAAAGCCAGGCCCATGGACATCCAGACCTGGATCTTTGGCTACAGGCCTCCCACAGTCACGCATGTGCACTACAG gttGTACCCCATCAAGGAGGTTCCTGTGGAGACAGAACCCCTCACAGACTGGCTGTATCAGAGGTTTGTGGAGAAGGAGGATCTGCTAGCCCACTTCTATGAAACAG GAGCCTTCCCGCCACCCAAGGGTCAGAAGGAGGCTGTTTCCCGGGCGATGACCCTTGACCCCATGTGGCTGTGCATCATCCAATCTCTCGCCTTTGCCTCGGGCTACATGTGGTACAGCGTTCTCCAGTACTTCTACTGCTGTCTGTTCTGA